A window of the Lactuca sativa cultivar Salinas chromosome 7, Lsat_Salinas_v11, whole genome shotgun sequence genome harbors these coding sequences:
- the LOC111905335 gene encoding nuclear transcription factor Y subunit A-3 isoform X1: MPNFPQQLCFLLPSSRSQSLKMVPAPHLPGDPNELTQQSYNQDSSTCLSSDQSQKDDDVATHGVHSQDQCISSSGSDETQMKPFLFMGNPSFGMTGGLQAEKTTPIVENVYADNYFNGLYTPYGPHPIIQPHIIQIAPARVPLPIDLSEDGPIYVNAKQYHGILRRRQIRAKLEAQNKLVKNRRPYLHESRHKHALNRVRGSGGRFLPTKKPQQQSKPARFLTSHFPSSYQEANQSGMEHEHYHGYSGISWGIRGNEGFLSTSGGQS, from the exons ATGCCCAATTTCCCCCAACAACTCTGTTTCTTGCTTCCTTCTTCAAGATCTCAAAG CTTGAAGATGGTTCCTGCACCCCACCTACCTGGAGACCCGAATGAGTTGACTCAGCAATCTTACAATCAAGATTCATCCACGTGTCTTTCATCTGATCAATCTCAAAAGGATGATGATGTTGCTACACATGGGGTTCATTCTCAAGATCAATGCATCTCATCATCTGGTTCAG ATGAAACTCAAATGAAGCCATTTTTATTTATGGGCAATCCAAGTTTTGGCATGACAGGTGGTCTTCAAGCTGAAAAGACAACACCAATA GTTGAAAATGTTTATGCTGATAATTACTTCAATGGACTCTATACCCCCTATGGACCACACCCTATT ATTCAACCTCATATCATACAAATAGCTCCTGCCCGAGTTCCACTCCCCATAGATCTCTCAGAAGATGGCCCTATTTATGTCAATGCAAAACAATATCATGGTATTCTCAGAAGGAGACAGATTCGAGCCAAACTTGAAGCTCAAAACAAACTTGTCAAAAACCGAAGG CCTTACCTTCATGAATCTAGacataaacatgctttgaatagGGTTAGAGGTTCAGGTGGGAGGTTTCTTCCCACCAAGAAACCTCAACAACAATCAAAACCTGCAAGATTCTTGACCTCCCATTTCCCTTCAAGCTATCAAGAAGCTAATCAATCTGGAATGGAACATGAACATTATCATGGGTATAGTGGCATTTCATGGGGGATAAGGGGAAATGAGGGGTTTTTAAGCACATCGGGTGGACAATCATGA
- the LOC111905335 gene encoding nuclear transcription factor Y subunit A-3 isoform X2, producing MVPAPHLPGDPNELTQQSYNQDSSTCLSSDQSQKDDDVATHGVHSQDQCISSSGSDETQMKPFLFMGNPSFGMTGGLQAEKTTPIVENVYADNYFNGLYTPYGPHPIIQPHIIQIAPARVPLPIDLSEDGPIYVNAKQYHGILRRRQIRAKLEAQNKLVKNRRPYLHESRHKHALNRVRGSGGRFLPTKKPQQQSKPARFLTSHFPSSYQEANQSGMEHEHYHGYSGISWGIRGNEGFLSTSGGQS from the exons ATGGTTCCTGCACCCCACCTACCTGGAGACCCGAATGAGTTGACTCAGCAATCTTACAATCAAGATTCATCCACGTGTCTTTCATCTGATCAATCTCAAAAGGATGATGATGTTGCTACACATGGGGTTCATTCTCAAGATCAATGCATCTCATCATCTGGTTCAG ATGAAACTCAAATGAAGCCATTTTTATTTATGGGCAATCCAAGTTTTGGCATGACAGGTGGTCTTCAAGCTGAAAAGACAACACCAATA GTTGAAAATGTTTATGCTGATAATTACTTCAATGGACTCTATACCCCCTATGGACCACACCCTATT ATTCAACCTCATATCATACAAATAGCTCCTGCCCGAGTTCCACTCCCCATAGATCTCTCAGAAGATGGCCCTATTTATGTCAATGCAAAACAATATCATGGTATTCTCAGAAGGAGACAGATTCGAGCCAAACTTGAAGCTCAAAACAAACTTGTCAAAAACCGAAGG CCTTACCTTCATGAATCTAGacataaacatgctttgaatagGGTTAGAGGTTCAGGTGGGAGGTTTCTTCCCACCAAGAAACCTCAACAACAATCAAAACCTGCAAGATTCTTGACCTCCCATTTCCCTTCAAGCTATCAAGAAGCTAATCAATCTGGAATGGAACATGAACATTATCATGGGTATAGTGGCATTTCATGGGGGATAAGGGGAAATGAGGGGTTTTTAAGCACATCGGGTGGACAATCATGA